In a genomic window of Thermogemmata fonticola:
- a CDS encoding lipocalin family protein: MKSVRLMLLSSLMLGVGLFVALRPQGAFAQGKDDPAAKIVGTWELAKSGGDLPAGTIIEFTKDGKLKATLKVDEQVLNIEGTYKVDKNKINVKVKIGEETVEETVTIKKLTDKELEIEDKEGKIDVFKKK, encoded by the coding sequence ATGAAGTCTGTACGTCTTATGCTGTTGTCTTCGCTGATGCTCGGAGTGGGACTGTTCGTCGCCCTCCGACCCCAGGGGGCATTCGCCCAGGGAAAAGATGACCCCGCCGCCAAAATTGTCGGCACCTGGGAGCTTGCCAAATCCGGCGGAGACCTGCCCGCGGGTACCATCATCGAATTCACCAAGGATGGCAAACTCAAGGCCACCCTCAAGGTGGACGAGCAGGTTCTGAACATTGAGGGGACTTACAAAGTGGACAAGAACAAAATCAACGTGAAGGTCAAAATCGGCGAAGAGACCGTCGAGGAAACGGTCACGATCAAAAAGCTGACTGACAAGGAGCTGGAGATCGAGGACAAGGAAGGCAAAATCGATGTCTTTAAGAAGAAGTAG